The genomic region AGAGTATTGAAGCTCTTACTAAAAATATCGATGATGGTAGTACTCTAGGTGACCAATTCTAAGTAGGGGTGACCAAGCAAACCCGTGGAACTCTTTGAGCTATATCTGTCTCCCAACCAGCATCCCACTCGATTTAGAGCGATCGTGACTCAATCTCCTGCTAGTGAAGGGGAAACCGAGTCATCCCTACCCTTTTTTGAGGGAGAAAACGACTGGCGAACTACCCTGATCAAGACTCTGGAATCTACCAGCTTCAATCCTAAAAATTTCCCCAAGCTGGGAGAACAGGATTGGATGGTTAAAGTGGGAATCCTGACGAGCGATCGCTCTGCTTTTGACCCCCATAGGCTCAAAACGATTGGGCGATCGCTCTACCAGGCACTTTTTCCTCCTGGTAGTAAAGTAGAGAAGGCATTGCAGTCAGCCCTGCGGGTTGCTGAGGGCAAAAATACCCAACTGCATATCCAGTTTAAGTTTGAAGCAGATTCGGTGCAGCGCTTGAGGCTGGCAGATTATCCCTGGGAATTGATCCATGACGGGCAACGATTTTTAGCCCATTACCAGGTTACGTTTTCTCGCTATATTGCCCATGACACCGTTCCGCCTAATTTACCGCCAGTTGAACAAATGAATGTCTTGCTGGTTTCATCGGCTGCTTTCGATCCTGACGAAGGATTGAAACAACTTTCTACCCAAGAACAGCAAGCCATTTATCAGGGACTCCAGAATGCCCAACAAACAGGACATATTCGCCTGTTTAAACTCGAACGTGCTACCCAGAATCAGCTACGAGCCTATTTAACCGAACATCGGGGAGCAGAAGCTCCTCATGTATTACATTTTGATGGTCATGGTCTATTTGGTAAACGTTGTCTAAATGAGCAGTGTGGCACGATCCATAAAGGAATCAAAGCTGATCGATGCCGAGTGTGCAATACAGCCTTACCTGAAGCCCAAGGGTACATGGTTTTTGAGGATGAGCAGGGTCAACCCGATTATGTTAGTGCCAAAGAACTGGGCGCGATGTTGCATCTGTCAAGCTTTACAGATAGCGATCGCCAATCTTCAAGGGTGGCCTTAACGGTACTCAGTGCTTGTCAATCTGGAATGGCAGTCGCCGGAGACTCTGTATTTAATGGCACAGCTCAAAATTTGATCGGTCACCGGATACCTGCGGTGGTAGCCATGCAGTATTCCGTTAGTGTTCAGAGTGCAACCAAGTTTGCCGAGCAGTTTTATCGCTCTCTGGGACAGAAAAACTCTCTGGCAATAGCAGTAAGTCAGGGACGAGAAGCAATGGGGGCTGAAGGCAATCAGTGGTATCGTCCGGTTCTCTACTTGCGCTGGCAAGATAATCAAGGTGGACAGCTATTTGCTGCGTCCAATACTATCGCTTCGCCGATCGCGTTAACATCTAATCCGGTGGATCAGTTGGTTGCACCACCTCCGTTGCCAACACCACCATTACCAGGGTTAGTTAAACCAGTTCACCCAGTCTGGCTCAGTGGTTTGAGTCTCCGGACTATACTAACAATCAGTCTAATGGTAACGGGTACGTTGATTGGGTTACGCTTTTTTGGTCAGTTGGAATGGTTGGAATTAAAAGCGTTTGACCACCTGATGCAACTCCGAGGGGATGAAGGTGTGGATTCACGCTTGTTAATTGTCGAAATTACTGACAATGATATTCTGGCGCAAAATAGTCGTCAGGAGAAAGGACAAGGAACGTTGGCAGATCCGTCGCTCAACCGCCTTCTGGACAGGCTAGAGCCGCATAAACCTCGATTAATTGGTTTGGATTTATATCGTGACTTTCCTGCTGATCCCACTGTGCCAGGGTTAGTGGAAAATATGGGACAAAACCACTTTTATGCAGTCTGTAAAGTACCTGAAACCGACCAGCACGGTAAAAAAATTGCACCGGGTATTGATCCACCCAAGGAATTAGCACCAGAACGTATTGGTTTCAGCGATTTTGTCGTAGACATTGACAATACCGTGCGTCGGCATCTTATGGCTTTAGAACCCTTACCCGGTTCGGCTTGTCGGACAGAACGCTCGTTTAGCTTGTTGCTGGCACATCGTTATTTGCAATTAGAGCCGGGAAAAAACAGCGAGTATCACAATCCGTTCCGATCGGGGAAGAATCTGCAACTGGGTGGTATCCTCTTCCAAAAACTACAACCCTTTACTGGCGGTTATCAGGATGTGAATGCTGATGGTTTTCAAGTGTTGCTGAATTACCGTGCTACGGGTTCTGGAGCAGCAAATGTGGCTAAACGCTTGACCCTGGAACAAGTTTTAAATAATCAATTTGATCCAGAAGATGTGCATGACAAAATTGTTTTGATTGGTGTAACGGCGACTCAAGGGATTCACGATAATTGGTCTACACCCTATGGTACGATTCCTGGCATCATCGTACATGCTCACATGATCAGTCAAATTCTCAGTGCTGTACTCGATAGCCGACCTCTCTTACAAGTCTGGTCACAGTATATAGAAATTCTCTGGATTGGCGGCTGGTCTTTCGTCGGCGGTATTTTGGCAGGCTACCTGCGATCGCCCAAGCACTTGGGAATCGCCACAGGCGGCGGAGTTCTCGTATTATATTTGACTTGCTTGATCAGTTTAACAGTTGGTAATCTTTGGATACCATTGATTCCATCGGCACTGGCTTTAGTCGGTACCAGTGGAATCGTCAAATATATGGCTTTCCTATCCCGCGATCGCACCGCACGTCTACCTCACCAATCATGACGAAACTGAAGTTAGCGACTAAGGTAATTCTCCCTTTAGTCTTAGTCTCCATCCTGACTAACCTACTGGTTTTTATTCCACCGACTCAAGCACAATCACAGCGTCGCTCAGGGTTGATTGCCAAAATCAAACGGTTTTTCTTGGGTACTCGTTCTGGAGGAACCCCAACGGGACGTCACCGAGGCGGAGCCGTGCGCGATCGCTGTCCTAATGTCGATCAACCTCTAACTGCGTTGGTTCCGGCGACTGATGCTGGAATACCCTTTGTTGAGCCAACTATTTCTGAACGTCCGTCCTTTTGGTTTTATGTTCCCTATTTTCCCCGATCCCAGCGTAATGCTGAGTTTGTTTTGATTGATGAAAATGAGGATGATGTCTATGCTACGACGTTTCCCTTGACCCAACCATCAGGAATTGTCAGCCTGCAACTGCCCCAAACGATACCACCGCTAAAAGAAGGTGAGCAGTACCGTTGGGTGTTTTCTGTGATTTGTAACCCAGCTAATCGCTCGGCTGATGCAACGGTTAACGGTTGGATCGAGCGAGTTCCTGTCAATCTTGCCTTGAGCAATCAGTTACAAACAGCTACCGATAAAGCCTTGCTCTTTGCCTATGCCGATCAAGGATTGTGGTATGAAACACTCACCCTTTTAGCTCAGCTTCAACGCACCCATCCTCAGCAGCAGGAGCTACAGGATGACTGGCAGGATTTATTACAAACTATTGGCTTACCTGAGACTATTTCACCGTCTTGGACTACCTATTCTCTACCCAATTAATCTGGACAAAATTAGCTCAACTCCTACCAAGCTTCCTTATACCAATTCTCATGGTATTAGAAGGGCGGGTTTAGTTAAGTTATCAGTATGTGGCAAAATGTTATCTGTAAAACCCGCCCCTACGTCCCTGATCTTCCTCTCTACTACGGAAAGAGCGCAACTCGGTATCAATTCCACTCTCCTTGTAGCGTAAAAGCTGCCCAGTAGTAAGGAAGTTGCCATTGGGGATCTTGTAACATAGAAAGTTGAGCTTTTCTCAGTGCTTTGGCAACTGGGAGTTGCTCCTGAAATATACCTTGATAGAACCGAGTCATTAGTTCAGAGGTTGCCCGATCTTCAACACTCCACAGACTCACAACTACCCGCTCGGCTCCCGCATACATGAAGCTGCTGGTTAAACCAACCAGCCCTTCTCCCTTGACTTGTTTACCTAAGCCAGTACGACAACCGCTCAAAACAATCAGCTCGGCAGGTAACTGTAGATTAAAAACCAGTCTAGGGGAAAGCAATCCCATTTGCCATTCACCCTCTCGATTAACTCCTGACAAAACCACACCAGACTTTTCAGGATTCTGACTATCTAGAATACCGTGGGTGTCAAAATGAACAATGTTATACTGCTGCAATTCTGGACTAGCCGCATTTTCCAGATTGGCATCGAAATCAAACAATTGTCGTCGCTCCGATTCGGGAACAAAAGCCAGAATCTGTTCTGCCGATTCACGGGTTCCTGGTAATCGCGGGTAGAGTTGAATAATACCAGGAAGGTTAGGATTTGAATGGGTTCCCGTTGATGCCGTTAGTGCTGAAGAAAATAGCTGGAATTGTGGAGCCATCTGATCAGAGTTTATCACCAATCGCTTGTCCTCTAGATCGAAAACGGGGTCAGCAAATACCGCTAATTCTTGAGGCGCGGGATGACGAGTTCCTTGACGTTGGCGAATCAGAGCCAGAACTGATGCGGAGGGGAGATTGACAACTTCATGATTTACCAGCAAGGGTTGAGTTGAAGCCGCAATATTTTCAGGATCTAGCGTCTGATCAGCCTGAGGAATTGGTAAAGCACTAAAGGGGATGTATTGGAGAATGCCATCGGCTGCAATTAACAAACGCTGTTGTTTAAGTTGCTCACGAGCGGGAGCGAGAATCATCTCACTGAGTTTTATTCCAGCTTGGGCTGTTTTATTCGGTCTAACTCGCAAACTGGGTACAGTCAAGAAGTCATAGAAACGCCGTGCTACTTGTTCAATGTCTTTGCCTTTAGGTAGCACATAACTCTTGATGGTGCTAGTATTTGATTGCTCATCTCTAGATACAACCCACAAGTAGCTACGTTCCTTACCCAGAAAATACTCTAGCAGTAACGTATCCTGATCAAGTAACTGTTGAATTTCTACAAATTTCAGGGGCTGATTTAACGCCACAGCGTTTTGTTCAGCAAGCGTTTGAGCCTGAGTTTCATTGTTGATTGTTGCTGCATTAACAAAGGTTTGAAGGCTGCGTCCGCGAGAGCGTTCACTGAGTTCCAGAGCTTCTCTATCGTATCCCCGCTCTGGATGCTTCTGATGTTGTTGCATCAACAAGTCAATGTAGAACTCGTAGTATCTCTGTTTACTCTCAAGGTAGGAAGCTAGGTTGATGTATGACCCATAGTCACTACTGTTGAGTTCAAGGGGTTGAGCATCGATAATTTCTGTGTAGCTTGTACCTGTCAACTGACCGGAGACAGAATTTCTAAAATCCTCAGTTAAAGATTCAATTCTAAAACTAACACCAGCACCAGTTTCAGTCTCTTTGGGCTTTGATTCGACAATTTTAATAGCTGCTTCTATTTCATTCCGAGCTTGGATGAAATTTCCCCGACTACGTTCGAGGGATGCAATGCCATAACGAGTATCAGCTTCTCCTGAACTATCCTGCAATTCTCGCTGCATTTGCAATGCTTGATTATAGAAAGCAAGAGCTTGGTCATACTGTTTTAGGTTAGAGAATGCATTCCCAAGCAACGAAAGTGTTGCCGCTTCTCCACGGCTATTCTTGAGCTTTTGCAATAAGTTCAAAGCTTGTTGATGCCAGGTGATTGCCTCTTGGGGGTTTCCTATATCTATAAGTAATTTACCAACGGAATTGAGTGTATTAGCTCGTAAAAACTCTTTATTTTCTTGTATTTGAGAAAGTGCTTGGTTATACAAATCAAGTGCCTGCTGCTTATCATTCATTTCCTCAGATTCAGCGAGTGTATCAGCAAGATAAATCTGCCAAATTGTTTCCCCTTGAGTTCCAAAAGACGTCCAAAATGAACGTGATTGTCTAATAGATTCAACTTCATCCAAGTTTGGGTCAGACGAGAAGGAGGTGAAGAAGTTACGAGTAAAATTTTCTACAGCATTTACCCCAATTTTTGATGCTACTTTCAGTGCTTCTTCACGATACTTTTGTGCTAATTGAGGTTCTCTTACATTTGCGTAAGTTATACCAAGGTAACCTGCTGACCAACTCTCGAACATTAGGACCCAAGCCCTTGAATCTTTAGGAAATTCTGGAAACCCTTGTCTTTCATAAGTCTGTCTAGCGGATTGCATTAGCGATAAAGAAGTATGAAATGCATATATTGCTTGCTGGTAATTACCCGAACGTTGATAGGTATTACCCATATTAAAAAGAATCATTCCTTTCAGGAAGTTTATGTCCGAAAAAAGTTTTGAATTAGCTGTAATATCATCAAATGTATCGTATGGGTAGGCAACTTGATTTGGTTGCTGCTCAGTCGTCTGTACTAACCGCAGTGCTTGCTGGTAGATATCATGCGCTTGTTGATAATTTTTTAAGTCATTGTAAAGAAGTCCAATAGTATTAAGAAAAACCCCGGCTTCTACTTCAGGAGGTATAGTCTTCAATTCTTGGAAGAGTGATAGCGACTTTCGGCGATATTCGAGTGCTAATTGATACTCCTGTCGAGAAGCTGACATATTTCCCATATCCTTGTATAAATCACCAAGCTCATCATGAGTGTTGCTCAGGTTGTTAAGAACTCCGGCTTGCTCAACGAGATTTTCTATAGACTCTAAAGTTTGCAAAGCTTCTTGATAGTTAGCAATTGCCTCCGGATACTCTTTTACTGCATCGTGGACGCGACCAATACGATTAAGCGTTATAGCCTGTCTGTTTTTTTCGTTAGTCGCTCGGTAGATTTGCAGCACTTCTTGGAACTTAACTTGTGCCTTTTGATAGTCTTCCCAGTCGAAGTATATCTCACCAAGCGATCTAGTTACATCAGATGCGATCGCTTGTTGTCGTAATGCGGGTGTTATTCCTAACTCTTCTAAAGATTTTTCATCTGGTTTCTCAATAACATCTATCTCTACAGAGACTTGATTAGAGTCTTGTTCATAGTCCAATGAGACTCGCACATCTTCAAAAAAACCTAACCCAAATATTCTTTGCAGATCGCTAGCAAGTCGATCTCGCCTAAACACCTGTCCAGGCTTTGATTCCATTGCCTGTAAAATTGTAGAAATGGGTATTTTACCAGAAATAGGCTTACCTTGCTCATCTCTTATTTCCCCCTTTGTGCCAAGGAATCGAACCTGAATATCCTTGATTTTACCTTCTGAAACCGTCAACATAACCGTGCCATCTTCCGTGACTTGTGGCTGCATAATTATTGGCTGACTTTCCACCACACGAGCAAAAAAATAGTCACTTTTTTGATACCATTGGTTTAATCTCTCAATTTCTCTTGCTAAGGATTGCCATGCTAATACTACACCATACTGCTCAGAGAAAATACTGTCAATAAAATTCTGAGGTGGAGTTGGGGTTCCAACAATTTCCACCGAGCGTAACACTGGATTAAGCTTTACCTCAAACGTCAGCCTTGTATCTTGCAGCACCCATCGGACATCTGAGAAAGTGCCATAAGAATAGATAATTCCTGCATCTGCTTGTACTTTAGACTGGTTAAAGATAGTTCCTGGTTTAGTCTCAATGGCTGCGTAAATTATATCTTTAATTTGACCTTCTACCCCCGTGACTATAACCTCAGATATTAACACTTCTGGTTCTGATTCACTCGGTTTAGATGGAGTAGATGGTTGTTGTGGAGATGGGGTTGTAGAAGCTTGTGCCAGGGAGCTGGAGGTCGTCGGTTTTAGCTTAGAATATGCTGTGGTAGGCACTGGCACAGGTTTGAGTTTTTCGGTATCCGCTCCACGAGCGACTGCTAGCGAGTTTGACAGACACAGAACGATAACAGACAAGGCTATGTCGAGTTGCTGATATTCTACCACTAGATATATCTGGAGAAATTATATATGATACAGACCCACAAAATATGAATTGATCAAAAGCCTAAGCCCTATGTAGGGGCGGGTTTTACCATTATCGTTTTTTACCTAACCCAGATTCGACTAAACCCGCCCCGACTGAGTGCAATAATTAGAATCGATAACTCAACACTTTAATCATCGCACCATCCTGGGGCAAATCTGAGGGTTTCAACGTCAGCATATCGCTGTTCACCCGACTTACAGGCATTCCCTCCATCACCGTTAAAAACTCATCCACGGGTTCAATCCCATAGTCGCCCTGACAGGTTTCATCAGCGGCTTGAGTACGGAAATGAGTTGGGATGACCATCTTCGGATTCAACACCGCGATCGCGTCTTTCGCCTCCCTCGGATTATAGGCTTTAATACTGCCGCCCACAGGCACAAATGCCACATCCGGACGCCCCATGAGAATTTTCTGCTCAATTTCAATCGGTGCAGCTGCGCCACCTAAATGGAGAAGTTTAATCCCACTTTGCTCCCATTGCCATGCCACATTATTTCCCAATCGGCGTCCCCCGTAGCGATCATGAGGAATGCTAATTCCTTGGAATCGAATCCCCCCAATCTGATAAACTCCCGGTTGAAACAAAATACGCGGATTTCCTGGCAATCCCTCAGCCGCACCTTCATCCAACAACTGAGAACTAATTAAAACCAAATCCGACTCCACTTTTGGCGGACGATAACCTGCGGTACACCCGACTGTCCGAAACGGATTCACCAAAATCCGCATCCCTCCACCTGTAAACAAAAAACAGGTATGTCCTAACCACTTAACTGTCAGTGTTCCACTCGCCGACTGCGCCTCAGCCAACTGAAATTGTGAAGCCAATGTCGTTCCCAAAGTGCCAAGCACCCCTGCACCCACGTAGCGCATCAACTGTCGCCGTTTCATCGTTAGTTAATCAATACTCCTCAAACTTAAGCTAGAACCATTGGGTTTTGAGTCGATGCTGGAAGAGAAACTAAGAAATTTTGCAATAACTGTTTACCGCAATCGGTCAAAACACTCTCTGGATGAAATTGGACGCCTTGAAGATGGGGATAGTTCCGGTGTCTCACCCCCATAATTGTGCCATCTTCTACCCAAGCAGTAATTTCCAGCGCCTCTGGACAGGTGTCTCGCTCAATTACTAGACTGTGATATCGAGTGGCGACAAAGGGATTGGGCAAATTCTGGAAAACACCGACGCCAGTATGATAAATTTCCGAGGTTTTGCCATGCATCAACAGGGGGGCTGAGATAATGTTTCCGCCAAAGACTTGACCAATACTTTGATGACCCAGACAAACGCCTAAGATGGGTACAGTTGCACCAAGTTGGTCAATTAACTCACAAGAGATCCCGGCATCATCCGGACGTCCGGGTCCTGGGGAAATTACTATCCCATCGGGATTTAATTGGCGCAGTTGATCTAGGTCAATTTGGTCATTGCGGTATACCTGAATATCCGTGGCAATCGGAAATGTGAACCCAAGTTCCCCTAGATACTGCACCAAGTTATAGGTAAAACTGTCGTAGTTATCAATGACAACAATCAAAATTTACACTCCTGGGTATCTTACCCTAACCACGACAAACCATTACACTTTAATTTAGGTTAAAAAAATAGCTTAGCGCATCAGTAACAGGATGCGAGTCACCAAGGGCGGTAAAAGTAGGGAACCAGCAACGAGTAGGGCTGCGATCGCGGAGATGAGAACTGCACCTGCCGCACAGTCTTTGGCAACTTTTGCCAGCTTATGATAGGACTGTTTAACCGTCAAGTCAACCACTGCCTCAACTGCTGTATTCAGCAATTCCAGGGTCATCACTAGCCCACTGGTCAAGCCAATTACCGCAATTTCTACAGGCGGCAATTCTAACAAAATCGCCAAAGTGATTGCCACTGTGCCAATCAGGGTATGAATGCGAAAGTTCCGTTGGGTGACAAAGGCATAGCGAACTCCCGCCCAAGCATATTTAAAACTAACCATTAGGGTTGGGGCAATACACCAAGCCAAGTCTCGTTTAAATCTTTGATTCGGGTCAGACTCTGGCTGATTTTGCAGTGACAAGTCATGCACTATCGACCGGGAACCGGGAACTAAGTATTGAGAATTGGGAGAGTGAGTATTGTTATAAACCATGGGGATTGAATTCCATTGCTAGTAATGAACTGACACCGAATCCAGTGTCATTATACGGGTAACGTCAAGTTGACAATCTGGAGCAAAGCCTGCTGCTGGTTTAGCATTCGTTGCAAGCTTTCCTCGTCCGGATGATCCCACCCTAAAAGATGTAGCAACCCATGGGTTGCTAA from Coleofasciculus chthonoplastes PCC 7420 harbors:
- a CDS encoding diacylglycerol kinase family protein gives rise to the protein MVYNNTHSPNSQYLVPGSRSIVHDLSLQNQPESDPNQRFKRDLAWCIAPTLMVSFKYAWAGVRYAFVTQRNFRIHTLIGTVAITLAILLELPPVEIAVIGLTSGLVMTLELLNTAVEAVVDLTVKQSYHKLAKVAKDCAAGAVLISAIAALLVAGSLLLPPLVTRILLLMR
- a CDS encoding CHAT domain-containing protein codes for the protein MVEYQQLDIALSVIVLCLSNSLAVARGADTEKLKPVPVPTTAYSKLKPTTSSSLAQASTTPSPQQPSTPSKPSESEPEVLISEVIVTGVEGQIKDIIYAAIETKPGTIFNQSKVQADAGIIYSYGTFSDVRWVLQDTRLTFEVKLNPVLRSVEIVGTPTPPQNFIDSIFSEQYGVVLAWQSLAREIERLNQWYQKSDYFFARVVESQPIIMQPQVTEDGTVMLTVSEGKIKDIQVRFLGTKGEIRDEQGKPISGKIPISTILQAMESKPGQVFRRDRLASDLQRIFGLGFFEDVRVSLDYEQDSNQVSVEIDVIEKPDEKSLEELGITPALRQQAIASDVTRSLGEIYFDWEDYQKAQVKFQEVLQIYRATNEKNRQAITLNRIGRVHDAVKEYPEAIANYQEALQTLESIENLVEQAGVLNNLSNTHDELGDLYKDMGNMSASRQEYQLALEYRRKSLSLFQELKTIPPEVEAGVFLNTIGLLYNDLKNYQQAHDIYQQALRLVQTTEQQPNQVAYPYDTFDDITANSKLFSDINFLKGMILFNMGNTYQRSGNYQQAIYAFHTSLSLMQSARQTYERQGFPEFPKDSRAWVLMFESWSAGYLGITYANVREPQLAQKYREEALKVASKIGVNAVENFTRNFFTSFSSDPNLDEVESIRQSRSFWTSFGTQGETIWQIYLADTLAESEEMNDKQQALDLYNQALSQIQENKEFLRANTLNSVGKLLIDIGNPQEAITWHQQALNLLQKLKNSRGEAATLSLLGNAFSNLKQYDQALAFYNQALQMQRELQDSSGEADTRYGIASLERSRGNFIQARNEIEAAIKIVESKPKETETGAGVSFRIESLTEDFRNSVSGQLTGTSYTEIIDAQPLELNSSDYGSYINLASYLESKQRYYEFYIDLLMQQHQKHPERGYDREALELSERSRGRSLQTFVNAATINNETQAQTLAEQNAVALNQPLKFVEIQQLLDQDTLLLEYFLGKERSYLWVVSRDEQSNTSTIKSYVLPKGKDIEQVARRFYDFLTVPSLRVRPNKTAQAGIKLSEMILAPAREQLKQQRLLIAADGILQYIPFSALPIPQADQTLDPENIAASTQPLLVNHEVVNLPSASVLALIRQRQGTRHPAPQELAVFADPVFDLEDKRLVINSDQMAPQFQLFSSALTASTGTHSNPNLPGIIQLYPRLPGTRESAEQILAFVPESERRQLFDFDANLENAASPELQQYNIVHFDTHGILDSQNPEKSGVVLSGVNREGEWQMGLLSPRLVFNLQLPAELIVLSGCRTGLGKQVKGEGLVGLTSSFMYAGAERVVVSLWSVEDRATSELMTRFYQGIFQEQLPVAKALRKAQLSMLQDPQWQLPYYWAAFTLQGEWN
- a CDS encoding MBL fold metallo-hydrolase, coding for MKRRQLMRYVGAGVLGTLGTTLASQFQLAEAQSASGTLTVKWLGHTCFLFTGGGMRILVNPFRTVGCTAGYRPPKVESDLVLISSQLLDEGAAEGLPGNPRILFQPGVYQIGGIRFQGISIPHDRYGGRRLGNNVAWQWEQSGIKLLHLGGAAAPIEIEQKILMGRPDVAFVPVGGSIKAYNPREAKDAIAVLNPKMVIPTHFRTQAADETCQGDYGIEPVDEFLTVMEGMPVSRVNSDMLTLKPSDLPQDGAMIKVLSYRF
- a CDS encoding CHASE2 domain-containing protein is translated as MELFELYLSPNQHPTRFRAIVTQSPASEGETESSLPFFEGENDWRTTLIKTLESTSFNPKNFPKLGEQDWMVKVGILTSDRSAFDPHRLKTIGRSLYQALFPPGSKVEKALQSALRVAEGKNTQLHIQFKFEADSVQRLRLADYPWELIHDGQRFLAHYQVTFSRYIAHDTVPPNLPPVEQMNVLLVSSAAFDPDEGLKQLSTQEQQAIYQGLQNAQQTGHIRLFKLERATQNQLRAYLTEHRGAEAPHVLHFDGHGLFGKRCLNEQCGTIHKGIKADRCRVCNTALPEAQGYMVFEDEQGQPDYVSAKELGAMLHLSSFTDSDRQSSRVALTVLSACQSGMAVAGDSVFNGTAQNLIGHRIPAVVAMQYSVSVQSATKFAEQFYRSLGQKNSLAIAVSQGREAMGAEGNQWYRPVLYLRWQDNQGGQLFAASNTIASPIALTSNPVDQLVAPPPLPTPPLPGLVKPVHPVWLSGLSLRTILTISLMVTGTLIGLRFFGQLEWLELKAFDHLMQLRGDEGVDSRLLIVEITDNDILAQNSRQEKGQGTLADPSLNRLLDRLEPHKPRLIGLDLYRDFPADPTVPGLVENMGQNHFYAVCKVPETDQHGKKIAPGIDPPKELAPERIGFSDFVVDIDNTVRRHLMALEPLPGSACRTERSFSLLLAHRYLQLEPGKNSEYHNPFRSGKNLQLGGILFQKLQPFTGGYQDVNADGFQVLLNYRATGSGAANVAKRLTLEQVLNNQFDPEDVHDKIVLIGVTATQGIHDNWSTPYGTIPGIIVHAHMISQILSAVLDSRPLLQVWSQYIEILWIGGWSFVGGILAGYLRSPKHLGIATGGGVLVLYLTCLISLTVGNLWIPLIPSALALVGTSGIVKYMAFLSRDRTARLPHQS
- a CDS encoding anthranilate synthase component II; this encodes MIVVIDNYDSFTYNLVQYLGELGFTFPIATDIQVYRNDQIDLDQLRQLNPDGIVISPGPGRPDDAGISCELIDQLGATVPILGVCLGHQSIGQVFGGNIISAPLLMHGKTSEIYHTGVGVFQNLPNPFVATRYHSLVIERDTCPEALEITAWVEDGTIMGVRHRNYPHLQGVQFHPESVLTDCGKQLLQNFLVSLPASTQNPMVLA
- a CDS encoding DUF928 domain-containing protein, which translates into the protein MTKLKLATKVILPLVLVSILTNLLVFIPPTQAQSQRRSGLIAKIKRFFLGTRSGGTPTGRHRGGAVRDRCPNVDQPLTALVPATDAGIPFVEPTISERPSFWFYVPYFPRSQRNAEFVLIDENEDDVYATTFPLTQPSGIVSLQLPQTIPPLKEGEQYRWVFSVICNPANRSADATVNGWIERVPVNLALSNQLQTATDKALLFAYADQGLWYETLTLLAQLQRTHPQQQELQDDWQDLLQTIGLPETISPSWTTYSLPN